The Mycolicibacterium insubricum DNA segment GGCCCGGCCCGCGGCCACCCCGACCCCCGCCGGGCCGCCGCTGGCGAAGTAGCCGTAGTAGCACTGCAGCGTCGACGAGATGAACACGAAGACGACGGCCTTGATGGTGGCGAAGGCGATGTCGCGGGTCTCCAGGAACATCCCGAAGTAGTGCAAGTAGGAGCCTGCCGACTGGCCGGCGAACACGCTGATGATCTGGCTCGACAGGTACGACAGTGCCAGTGCCACCAGGAACAGCGGGACGACGGCGATGACCGAGGCGAGCACCCGGCTGGATACCAGATAGGCGACGGACCGGATGCCGAGGGTGTCCAGCGCGTCGATCTCCTCGTTGATCCGCATCGCGCCGAGCTGGGCGGTGAATCGGCACCCGGCCTGCGCGATGAACGCCATGGCGATCATCACCGGTGCGAGTTCCCGGGTGGTGGCAAACGACGAGACCATGCCGGTCGCCGGTCCCAGCCCGAGCAGGTTCAGCGCGTTGTAGCCCTCGATGGCGACCAGTGCGCCGGCGGTGACACCGAGGACGGCGGCCACGTTGAGGGTGCCGCCGCCGACGACGATCGATCCGTTGCCCCAGGTGATGTCCGACAGCAGCCGCGACATCTCCCGGCGGTACTTGACCCACATGACCGGCATCGCCGCCAGCACGTGCCAGAAGAACTGCACGATGTGCCCGACGCGGGCGGCACTGCGCATCAGCGCATCGCCGGTGTCCGCCAGGGCCCGGACCGGCAGCGGACTGTGCGTTGTCGGGGTGGCCATCTACAGCACCTGCTGGGGGAAGAGGACCACGTAGAGCTTGCTCATCACGACGTTGACGATCATCATCAGCAGCACCGCCTCGACGACCGCGGCGTTGACCGAGTTGGCGACGCCCGCCGGCCCGCCGCGGGTGGCAAGTCCCTTGTGGCAGCTGATCACCGCCACCAGCACCGCGAAGACGATCGCCTTGACCATCGCCAGCGTGAGATCACCCACGGTGGAGAACGACGAGAACGTGGCGATGAACGAGCCCGGGGTCCCGTTTTGGATGTAGACGTTGAACAGGTAGCTCGCCACATAGCCGACGAAGCTGGTGACTCCGGTGAGCAGCATGCCGATCAGCACCAGGGCGGCGAGCCGGGGGACGACGAGGCGTTCGATGGACGAGACCCCCATCACCTCCATCGCCTGGATCTCCT contains these protein-coding regions:
- a CDS encoding ABC transporter permease, with the translated sequence MRSAARVGHIVQFFWHVLAAMPVMWVKYRREMSRLLSDITWGNGSIVVGGGTLNVAAVLGVTAGALVAIEGYNALNLLGLGPATGMVSSFATTRELAPVMIAMAFIAQAGCRFTAQLGAMRINEEIDALDTLGIRSVAYLVSSRVLASVIAVVPLFLVALALSYLSSQIISVFAGQSAGSYLHYFGMFLETRDIAFATIKAVVFVFISSTLQCYYGYFASGGPAGVGVAAGRAMRASVTVVMIVNMLLTMALWGVISGARFGG